Proteins found in one Mustela lutreola isolate mMusLut2 chromosome 10, mMusLut2.pri, whole genome shotgun sequence genomic segment:
- the EXTL1 gene encoding exostosin-like 1 isoform X1 codes for MQSWRRKSLWLALSASWLLVLLRVFPLLRLAVPARPRAGAPQGWPHWLDIELLQSFSQPGELPEDDPQPLPAPHGGSCDWGACFDVSKCRGGGLKVFAYPVAGPISDTQRGILASIESSRFGSVSPEEACLLLLLSLEAPAGECSPLPQQWNGGRNHLVLGLHPNFCPQTFQLGQAMVAKASPTVDTFRPGFDVALPLLPEAHPWRGGAPGQLGQHSPHPGVPLLALAEERGGWRTAGTESSACPRDGHCEQDHGPEQTHPGATLPNATFCLIPAHQPDALHFLQALQAGCIPVLLSPRWELPFSEVIDWTKAAIVADERLPFQVLAALQKMPPTRVLALRQQTQFLWDAYFSSVEKVIHTTLEIIQDRIFGAPAHPSLLWNSPPGALLALPTFSTSPSDFPFYHLQRGSRPAGRFSALIWVGAPGQPPLKLIQAVAGSQHCAQILVLWSSEKPPPSRWPKTAVPLTVLAGQRKASDRFFPHRALSMDAILSLDAQSSLTTSEVDFAFVVWQSFPERMVGFLTWSHFWDEARGGWGHTAEKANEFSMVLTSAAFYHRYYHTLFTHSLPKALRTLADEAPSCVDILMNSLVAAVTKLPPIKVPYGKQRLEASPPLAPGDPDPQPPAQDCINQMVAEFGYMPLVSSRLRLDPVLFKDPVSVLRKKYRSLEKP; via the exons ATGCAGTCGTGGAGAAGAAAGTCCCTCTGGCTGGCACTGTCGGCCTCTTGGCTCCTCGTCCTTCTGAGAGTCTTCCCCCTCCTCCGCCTGGCAGTGCCTGCCAGACCCCGGGCGGGTGCCCCCCAAGGCTGGCCCCACTGGCTGGACATAGAGCTCCTGCAGAGTTTCTCCCAGCCTGGGGAGCTCCCAGAAGATGATCCTCAACCTCTTCCAGCCCCCCATGGCGGCAGCTGCGACTGGGGAGCTTGCTTTGATGTCTCCAAGTGCAGGGGTGGTGGTCTCAAGGTGTTCGCGTACCCAGTGGCTGGACCGATCTCTGACACTCAGCGTGGGATCCTGGCTTCCATTGAGAGCTCCCGCTTCGGCTCCGTCAGCCCCGAGgaggcctgcctcctcctcctcctcagcctggAAGCCCCAGCTGGGGAGTGCAGCCCCTTGCCCCAGCAGTGGAACGGTGGAAGGAACCATCTGGTCCTCGGTCTCCACCCAAACTTCTGCCCCCAGACCTTCCAACTGGGACAGGCGATGGTGGCCAAGGCCAGCCCCACAGTGGACACCTTCCGGCCTGGCTTTGACGTGGCCCTCCCGCTTCTCCCCGAAGCCCACCCATGGCGAGGTGGGGCCCCTGGCCAGCTGGGACAGCACAGCCCCCACCCTGGGGTGCCCCTGCTAGCcctggcagaggagaggggcgGGTGGCGCACGGCAGGCACTGAGTCCTCTGCCTGCCCCCGGGATGGGCACTGTGAGCAGGACCACGGACCTGAGCA GACCCACCCTGGGGCAACGCTCCCCAATGCTACCTTCTGCCTCATCCCTGCCCACCAACCTGACGCCTTGCACTTCCTCCAAGCCCTGCAG GCCGGCTGTATCCCTGTGCTTCTCAGCCCTCGGTGGGAGCTGCCCTTCTCCGAGGTCATCGATTGGACCAAGGCGGCCATCGTGGCTGATGAGAGGCTCCCATTTCAG GTCCTCGCTGCCCTCCAGAAGATGCCCCCCACCCGGGTCCTTGCCCTGCGTCAGCAGACCCAGTTTCTGTGGGATGCCTACTTCTCCTCAGTGGAGAAGGTCATCCATACCACTCTGGAG ATTATTCAGGACCGGATCTTTGGAGCACCTGCTCACCCCTCGCTCCTGTGGAACAGCCCTCCAGGCGCCCTCCTGGCCCTGCCCACTTTTTCTACAAGCCCCTCGGACTTCCCCTTCTACCACCTACAGCGGG GCTCTCGGCCTGCCGGCAGGTTCAGTGCCCTGATTTGGGTGGGGGCCCCAGGCCAGCCCCCACTGAAGCTCATCCAGGCGGTGGCAGGCTCCCAGCATTGTGCCCAG ATCCTGGTTCTCTGGAGCAGTGAGAAGCCACCCCCTTCCAGGTGGCCCAAGACAGCAGTGCCCTTGACAGTGCTGGCCGGGCAGAGGAAG GCCAGCGACCGCTTCTTCCCGCACCGAGCCCTCAGCATGGATGCCATCCTCAGCCTCGACGCACAGAGCAGTCTTACCACAAGCGAG GTGGACTTCGCTTTTGTGGTGTGGCAGAGCTTCCCAGAGCGGATGGTGGGTTTCCTGACATGGAGCCACTTCTGGGATGAGGCCCGGGGTGGCTGGGGCCACACTGCCGAGAAGGCCAACGAGTTCTCCATGGTTCTCACATCAGCTGCCTTCTACCACAG aTACTACCACACCCTCTTCACCCACTCCCTGCCCAAGGCTCTAAGAACCCTGGCAGATGAAGCACCCAGCTGTGTGGACATCCTGATGAACTCCCTGGTAGCAGCAGTCACCAAGCTGCCCCCTATCAAGGTGCCCTATGGGAAGCAGCGTCTGGAGGCCAGCCCTCCCCTG GCGCCTGGGGACCCAGACCCGCAGCCGCCGGCCCAGGACTGCATCAATCAGATGGTGGCCGAGTTTGGCTACATGCCTCTGGTCTCCTCTCGCCTTCGTCTGGACCCAGTACTGTTCAAGGACCCGGTCTCGGTGCTGCGCAAGAAGTACCGCAGCCTGGAGAAGCCCTAG
- the EXTL1 gene encoding exostosin-like 1 isoform X2, whose amino-acid sequence MQSWRRKSLWLALSASWLLVLLRVFPLLRLAVPARPRAGAPQGWPHWLDIELLQSFSQPGELPEDDPQPLPAPHGGSCDWGACFDVSKCRGGGLKVFAYPVAGPISDTQRGILASIESSRFGSVSPEEACLLLLLSLEAPAGECSPLPQQWNGGRNHLVLGLHPNFCPQTFQLGQAMVAKASPTVDTFRPGFDVALPLLPEAHPWRGGAPGQLGQHSPHPGVPLLALAEERGGWRTAGTESSACPRDGHCEQDHGPEQTHPGATLPNATFCLIPAHQPDALHFLQALQVLAALQKMPPTRVLALRQQTQFLWDAYFSSVEKVIHTTLEIIQDRIFGAPAHPSLLWNSPPGALLALPTFSTSPSDFPFYHLQRGSRPAGRFSALIWVGAPGQPPLKLIQAVAGSQHCAQILVLWSSEKPPPSRWPKTAVPLTVLAGQRKASDRFFPHRALSMDAILSLDAQSSLTTSEVDFAFVVWQSFPERMVGFLTWSHFWDEARGGWGHTAEKANEFSMVLTSAAFYHRYYHTLFTHSLPKALRTLADEAPSCVDILMNSLVAAVTKLPPIKVPYGKQRLEASPPLAPGDPDPQPPAQDCINQMVAEFGYMPLVSSRLRLDPVLFKDPVSVLRKKYRSLEKP is encoded by the exons ATGCAGTCGTGGAGAAGAAAGTCCCTCTGGCTGGCACTGTCGGCCTCTTGGCTCCTCGTCCTTCTGAGAGTCTTCCCCCTCCTCCGCCTGGCAGTGCCTGCCAGACCCCGGGCGGGTGCCCCCCAAGGCTGGCCCCACTGGCTGGACATAGAGCTCCTGCAGAGTTTCTCCCAGCCTGGGGAGCTCCCAGAAGATGATCCTCAACCTCTTCCAGCCCCCCATGGCGGCAGCTGCGACTGGGGAGCTTGCTTTGATGTCTCCAAGTGCAGGGGTGGTGGTCTCAAGGTGTTCGCGTACCCAGTGGCTGGACCGATCTCTGACACTCAGCGTGGGATCCTGGCTTCCATTGAGAGCTCCCGCTTCGGCTCCGTCAGCCCCGAGgaggcctgcctcctcctcctcctcagcctggAAGCCCCAGCTGGGGAGTGCAGCCCCTTGCCCCAGCAGTGGAACGGTGGAAGGAACCATCTGGTCCTCGGTCTCCACCCAAACTTCTGCCCCCAGACCTTCCAACTGGGACAGGCGATGGTGGCCAAGGCCAGCCCCACAGTGGACACCTTCCGGCCTGGCTTTGACGTGGCCCTCCCGCTTCTCCCCGAAGCCCACCCATGGCGAGGTGGGGCCCCTGGCCAGCTGGGACAGCACAGCCCCCACCCTGGGGTGCCCCTGCTAGCcctggcagaggagaggggcgGGTGGCGCACGGCAGGCACTGAGTCCTCTGCCTGCCCCCGGGATGGGCACTGTGAGCAGGACCACGGACCTGAGCA GACCCACCCTGGGGCAACGCTCCCCAATGCTACCTTCTGCCTCATCCCTGCCCACCAACCTGACGCCTTGCACTTCCTCCAAGCCCTGCAG GTCCTCGCTGCCCTCCAGAAGATGCCCCCCACCCGGGTCCTTGCCCTGCGTCAGCAGACCCAGTTTCTGTGGGATGCCTACTTCTCCTCAGTGGAGAAGGTCATCCATACCACTCTGGAG ATTATTCAGGACCGGATCTTTGGAGCACCTGCTCACCCCTCGCTCCTGTGGAACAGCCCTCCAGGCGCCCTCCTGGCCCTGCCCACTTTTTCTACAAGCCCCTCGGACTTCCCCTTCTACCACCTACAGCGGG GCTCTCGGCCTGCCGGCAGGTTCAGTGCCCTGATTTGGGTGGGGGCCCCAGGCCAGCCCCCACTGAAGCTCATCCAGGCGGTGGCAGGCTCCCAGCATTGTGCCCAG ATCCTGGTTCTCTGGAGCAGTGAGAAGCCACCCCCTTCCAGGTGGCCCAAGACAGCAGTGCCCTTGACAGTGCTGGCCGGGCAGAGGAAG GCCAGCGACCGCTTCTTCCCGCACCGAGCCCTCAGCATGGATGCCATCCTCAGCCTCGACGCACAGAGCAGTCTTACCACAAGCGAG GTGGACTTCGCTTTTGTGGTGTGGCAGAGCTTCCCAGAGCGGATGGTGGGTTTCCTGACATGGAGCCACTTCTGGGATGAGGCCCGGGGTGGCTGGGGCCACACTGCCGAGAAGGCCAACGAGTTCTCCATGGTTCTCACATCAGCTGCCTTCTACCACAG aTACTACCACACCCTCTTCACCCACTCCCTGCCCAAGGCTCTAAGAACCCTGGCAGATGAAGCACCCAGCTGTGTGGACATCCTGATGAACTCCCTGGTAGCAGCAGTCACCAAGCTGCCCCCTATCAAGGTGCCCTATGGGAAGCAGCGTCTGGAGGCCAGCCCTCCCCTG GCGCCTGGGGACCCAGACCCGCAGCCGCCGGCCCAGGACTGCATCAATCAGATGGTGGCCGAGTTTGGCTACATGCCTCTGGTCTCCTCTCGCCTTCGTCTGGACCCAGTACTGTTCAAGGACCCGGTCTCGGTGCTGCGCAAGAAGTACCGCAGCCTGGAGAAGCCCTAG
- the EXTL1 gene encoding exostosin-like 1 isoform X3, with translation MQSWRRKSLWLALSASWLLVLLRVFPLLRLAVPARPRAGAPQGWPHWLDIELLQSFSQPGELPEDDPQPLPAPHGGSCDWGACFDVSKCRGGGLKVFAYPVAGPISDTQRGILASIESSRFGSVSPEEACLLLLLSLEAPAGECSPLPQQWNGGRNHLVLGLHPNFCPQTFQLGQAMVAKASPTVDTFRPGFDVALPLLPEAHPWRGGAPGQLGQHSPHPGVPLLALAEERGGWRTAGTESSACPRDGHCEQDHGPEQTHPGATLPNATFCLIPAHQPDALHFLQALQAGCIPVLLSPRWELPFSEVIDWTKAAIVADERLPFQVLAALQKMPPTRVLALRQQTQFLWDAYFSSVEKVIHTTLEIIQDRIFGAPAHPSLLWNSPPGALLALPTFSTSPSDFPFYHLQRGSRPAGRFSALIWVGAPGQPPLKLIQAVAGSQHCAQILVLWSSEKPPPSRWPKTAVPLTVLAGQRKASDRFFPHRALSMDAILSLDAQSSLTTSEVDFAFVVWQSFPERMVGFLTWSHFWDEARGGWGHTAEKANEFSMVLTSAAFYHRL, from the exons ATGCAGTCGTGGAGAAGAAAGTCCCTCTGGCTGGCACTGTCGGCCTCTTGGCTCCTCGTCCTTCTGAGAGTCTTCCCCCTCCTCCGCCTGGCAGTGCCTGCCAGACCCCGGGCGGGTGCCCCCCAAGGCTGGCCCCACTGGCTGGACATAGAGCTCCTGCAGAGTTTCTCCCAGCCTGGGGAGCTCCCAGAAGATGATCCTCAACCTCTTCCAGCCCCCCATGGCGGCAGCTGCGACTGGGGAGCTTGCTTTGATGTCTCCAAGTGCAGGGGTGGTGGTCTCAAGGTGTTCGCGTACCCAGTGGCTGGACCGATCTCTGACACTCAGCGTGGGATCCTGGCTTCCATTGAGAGCTCCCGCTTCGGCTCCGTCAGCCCCGAGgaggcctgcctcctcctcctcctcagcctggAAGCCCCAGCTGGGGAGTGCAGCCCCTTGCCCCAGCAGTGGAACGGTGGAAGGAACCATCTGGTCCTCGGTCTCCACCCAAACTTCTGCCCCCAGACCTTCCAACTGGGACAGGCGATGGTGGCCAAGGCCAGCCCCACAGTGGACACCTTCCGGCCTGGCTTTGACGTGGCCCTCCCGCTTCTCCCCGAAGCCCACCCATGGCGAGGTGGGGCCCCTGGCCAGCTGGGACAGCACAGCCCCCACCCTGGGGTGCCCCTGCTAGCcctggcagaggagaggggcgGGTGGCGCACGGCAGGCACTGAGTCCTCTGCCTGCCCCCGGGATGGGCACTGTGAGCAGGACCACGGACCTGAGCA GACCCACCCTGGGGCAACGCTCCCCAATGCTACCTTCTGCCTCATCCCTGCCCACCAACCTGACGCCTTGCACTTCCTCCAAGCCCTGCAG GCCGGCTGTATCCCTGTGCTTCTCAGCCCTCGGTGGGAGCTGCCCTTCTCCGAGGTCATCGATTGGACCAAGGCGGCCATCGTGGCTGATGAGAGGCTCCCATTTCAG GTCCTCGCTGCCCTCCAGAAGATGCCCCCCACCCGGGTCCTTGCCCTGCGTCAGCAGACCCAGTTTCTGTGGGATGCCTACTTCTCCTCAGTGGAGAAGGTCATCCATACCACTCTGGAG ATTATTCAGGACCGGATCTTTGGAGCACCTGCTCACCCCTCGCTCCTGTGGAACAGCCCTCCAGGCGCCCTCCTGGCCCTGCCCACTTTTTCTACAAGCCCCTCGGACTTCCCCTTCTACCACCTACAGCGGG GCTCTCGGCCTGCCGGCAGGTTCAGTGCCCTGATTTGGGTGGGGGCCCCAGGCCAGCCCCCACTGAAGCTCATCCAGGCGGTGGCAGGCTCCCAGCATTGTGCCCAG ATCCTGGTTCTCTGGAGCAGTGAGAAGCCACCCCCTTCCAGGTGGCCCAAGACAGCAGTGCCCTTGACAGTGCTGGCCGGGCAGAGGAAG GCCAGCGACCGCTTCTTCCCGCACCGAGCCCTCAGCATGGATGCCATCCTCAGCCTCGACGCACAGAGCAGTCTTACCACAAGCGAG GTGGACTTCGCTTTTGTGGTGTGGCAGAGCTTCCCAGAGCGGATGGTGGGTTTCCTGACATGGAGCCACTTCTGGGATGAGGCCCGGGGTGGCTGGGGCCACACTGCCGAGAAGGCCAACGAGTTCTCCATGGTTCTCACATCAGCTGCCTTCTACCACAG GCTCTAA